A region from the Streptomyces sp. 3214.6 genome encodes:
- a CDS encoding NADP-dependent oxidoreductase — protein sequence MSARMHAILQSEFGGPEVLVHTETDVPEPGPGEVLLRVAGAGVNPGDTVLRAGGVPGLVTLPWTPGNDVSGVVERVGEGVTGFAPGDEVYGMLAVTGRGAYAEFTAVPADALAPAPKNLDLVHAGAVPLVAFTAWQALTVLARVRPGDRVLIHAAAGGVGHVAVQLAKELGAHVIGTARAANHDFLRGLGADELIDYTATDFRTAVAPVDVVLDLVGGAYGPRSLDVLRPGGLLIGASIDPGTDEQQAAARGLRYVWVTAEPSGEVLEQITDRIESGRLQITVDRVYPLTEATAAHHAIEEKRTTGKIILAP from the coding sequence ATGTCCGCCCGTATGCACGCCATCCTCCAGTCCGAGTTCGGCGGCCCCGAGGTGCTCGTCCACACCGAGACCGACGTGCCGGAACCCGGCCCCGGGGAGGTGCTGCTGCGGGTCGCCGGCGCCGGGGTCAACCCGGGCGACACGGTCCTCAGGGCCGGCGGCGTGCCCGGGCTGGTCACCCTGCCGTGGACGCCGGGCAACGACGTGTCCGGCGTCGTCGAGCGGGTCGGCGAGGGCGTGACAGGGTTCGCGCCGGGCGACGAGGTGTACGGCATGCTCGCGGTCACCGGGCGCGGCGCGTACGCCGAGTTCACCGCCGTACCGGCCGACGCGCTGGCGCCCGCGCCGAAGAACCTCGACCTGGTGCACGCCGGGGCCGTGCCCCTCGTCGCGTTCACCGCCTGGCAGGCGCTGACCGTGCTGGCGCGGGTCCGGCCCGGCGACCGGGTGCTGATCCATGCGGCGGCGGGCGGCGTCGGCCATGTCGCGGTGCAACTCGCCAAGGAACTCGGAGCCCATGTCATCGGCACCGCGCGGGCGGCCAACCACGACTTCCTGCGCGGACTGGGCGCCGACGAACTGATCGACTACACCGCCACCGACTTCCGGACCGCCGTGGCCCCGGTGGACGTCGTCCTGGACCTGGTCGGCGGCGCGTACGGGCCCCGTTCCCTCGACGTGCTCAGGCCGGGCGGCCTGCTCATCGGCGCGTCGATCGACCCGGGAACGGACGAACAGCAGGCCGCCGCCCGCGGTCTGCGCTACGTCTGGGTCACCGCCGAGCCCTCCGGCGAGGTACTGGAACAGATCACCGACCGCATCGAATCGGGCCGCCTACAGATCACCGTCGACCGCGTGTACCCCCTGACCGAAGCCACCGCGGCCCACCACGCGATAGAGGAAAAGCGCACCACCGGAAAAATCATCCTCGCCCCCTGA
- a CDS encoding GlxA family transcriptional regulator, producing MDSATGFRPHRVAVLALDGLLPFELGIPHRIFGRPKDAEGRHLYEVVTCSIRPPGPVETDADFAIMVANGPETLATADTVIVPACYELGPVFEEGVLTDDLAAALAHIRPGTRLASICTGVYVLAAAGFLDGRPATTHWADSDRLQRLFPQIDVDPDVLFIDDGDVLTSAGVAAGIDLCLHIVRRDHGTAVANDVARRTVVPPHRDGGQAQYIERPVPDPQTATTTGARAWALGRLHEPIQLRDMAEQEAMSVRTFTRRFREEVGISPGQWLTQQRVERARHLLESSDLSVDQIARDAGFGTAQSMRQHLQAALGVTPTAYRRTFRTGADRPGLGGPRVGTTGHNRSNGTGASGRSGRALETTQAGGTGRGGGTGRGGEGHGGIGTLR from the coding sequence ATGGATTCGGCCACCGGCTTCCGCCCCCACCGCGTCGCCGTCCTCGCCCTCGACGGCCTCCTCCCCTTCGAGCTGGGCATCCCGCACCGCATCTTCGGCCGCCCCAAGGACGCCGAGGGCCGGCACCTGTACGAGGTCGTCACCTGCTCCATCCGGCCACCGGGACCCGTCGAGACGGACGCCGACTTCGCGATCATGGTCGCGAACGGCCCCGAGACCCTGGCCACCGCCGACACCGTGATCGTCCCGGCCTGCTACGAGCTCGGCCCGGTCTTCGAGGAGGGCGTGCTGACCGACGACCTCGCCGCCGCCCTCGCCCACATCCGGCCCGGCACCCGCCTCGCCTCCATCTGCACCGGCGTGTACGTCCTGGCCGCCGCCGGCTTCCTCGACGGCCGCCCCGCCACCACGCACTGGGCCGACTCCGACCGCCTCCAGCGGCTCTTCCCACAGATCGACGTCGACCCGGACGTCCTGTTCATCGACGACGGTGACGTCCTCACCTCCGCCGGCGTCGCCGCCGGCATCGACCTGTGCCTGCATATCGTGCGCCGCGACCACGGCACCGCCGTCGCCAACGACGTCGCCCGCCGTACGGTCGTACCGCCGCACCGCGACGGCGGCCAGGCGCAGTACATCGAGCGCCCCGTGCCCGATCCGCAGACGGCGACCACGACCGGCGCCCGTGCGTGGGCGCTGGGCCGCCTCCACGAGCCGATCCAGCTGCGCGACATGGCCGAACAGGAGGCCATGTCCGTGCGGACCTTCACGCGCCGCTTCCGCGAGGAGGTCGGGATCAGCCCCGGCCAGTGGCTCACCCAGCAGCGCGTCGAGCGGGCCCGGCACCTGCTGGAGTCCAGCGACCTGTCCGTCGACCAGATCGCCCGGGACGCCGGTTTCGGCACCGCCCAGTCGATGCGCCAGCACCTACAGGCGGCCCTCGGCGTCACCCCGACCGCGTACCGCCGCACCTTCCGAACCGGAGCCGACCGCCCGGGACTCGGCGGCCCGCGAGTCGGCACGACCGGGCACAACCGGAGCAACGGAACCGGCGCAAGCGGCAGAAGCGGCCGAGCCCTCGAAACCACCCAAGCCGGCGGAACCGGCCGGGGCGGCGGAACCGGCCGGGGCGGCGAAGGCCACGGCGGGATCGGCACCCTGCGCTGA
- a CDS encoding MFS transporter: MTQTSEAPAAIEDKKPTPRLRIHRAWFVAAVTFVTIIGAAAFRSLPGLLIDPLHEDFGWSRGTIGAAVSINLALYGLTAPFAAALMDRFGIRRVVAVALTVIAAGSLLTVWMTAAWQLLLCWGLLVGLGSGSMALAFAATVTDRWFMARRGLVSGILTAASASGQLIFLPLLSWMVTRYDWRPAAVTVALAALAVVPFVWLLLRDHPADVGQKPYGAQEFVPKPPPLEGAARRTLRVLFSAVRTGPFWLLAGTFAICGASTNGLIQTHFVPAAHDHGMPVTAAASLLAVIGVFDVVGTIASGWFTDRFEPRRLLAVYYALRGLSLLFLPMLLDPAVRPPMIFFIVFYGLDWVATVPPTLALCREHYGDDSAIVFGWVLASHQIGAALVAFLGGLARDVFGSYDVVWYASGALCAAAAMMALVIRRRPSLATPTPS, translated from the coding sequence GTGACCCAGACAAGCGAGGCTCCCGCAGCCATAGAGGACAAGAAGCCCACCCCTCGTCTCCGCATCCATCGCGCCTGGTTCGTCGCCGCCGTCACCTTCGTCACGATCATCGGTGCGGCCGCCTTCCGGTCGCTTCCGGGCCTGCTCATCGATCCGCTGCACGAGGATTTCGGCTGGTCGCGCGGCACGATCGGCGCGGCGGTCTCGATCAACCTGGCGTTGTACGGCCTTACGGCCCCGTTCGCGGCGGCGCTGATGGATCGTTTCGGCATCCGTCGGGTGGTCGCCGTGGCCCTGACCGTGATCGCGGCCGGTTCGCTTCTGACCGTGTGGATGACGGCGGCCTGGCAACTGCTGCTGTGCTGGGGCCTGTTGGTGGGCCTGGGCTCGGGCTCGATGGCGCTGGCCTTCGCGGCGACGGTCACCGACCGCTGGTTCATGGCGCGCCGGGGCCTGGTCAGCGGCATCCTGACCGCGGCCTCCGCCTCTGGCCAGCTGATCTTCCTGCCGCTGCTGTCGTGGATGGTCACGCGCTACGACTGGCGCCCGGCGGCCGTGACGGTGGCGCTGGCCGCGCTCGCCGTCGTCCCCTTCGTGTGGCTGTTGCTGCGCGACCACCCGGCCGATGTCGGCCAGAAGCCGTACGGAGCACAGGAGTTCGTGCCGAAGCCGCCTCCCTTGGAGGGCGCCGCGCGACGCACGCTGCGGGTGCTCTTCTCGGCGGTCCGCACGGGGCCGTTCTGGCTGCTGGCCGGTACCTTCGCGATCTGCGGCGCCTCGACGAACGGTCTGATCCAGACCCACTTCGTCCCGGCGGCCCACGACCACGGCATGCCGGTCACGGCAGCGGCCTCGCTCCTCGCGGTGATCGGCGTCTTCGACGTGGTCGGCACGATCGCCTCCGGCTGGTTCACGGACCGCTTCGAGCCGCGCCGGCTGCTGGCGGTGTACTACGCGCTGCGCGGCCTCTCGCTGCTCTTCCTGCCGATGCTGCTGGACCCCGCGGTGCGCCCGCCGATGATCTTCTTCATCGTCTTCTACGGCCTCGACTGGGTCGCCACCGTTCCGCCCACGCTGGCCCTGTGCCGTGAGCACTACGGCGACGACAGCGCGATCGTCTTCGGCTGGGTCCTCGCCTCCCACCAGATCGGCGCGGCCCTGGTCGCCTTCCTGGGCGGCTTGGCACGGGACGTCTTCGGCTCGTACGACGTGGTCTGGTACGCGTCGGGCGCGTTGTGCGCGGCGGCGGCGATGATGGCACTGGTGATCCGGCGCCGCCCCTCGCTCGCCACCCCAACACCGTCCTGA
- a CDS encoding winged helix-turn-helix transcriptional regulator, translated as MDTGFDLRKHGGVDVFLRDCPTRAVLELIAGKWTMLVLVALKDGRPMRFAELRRRLDGVTPKMLTQTLRSLEREGLLTRSVYPTVPPCVEYRLTGLGREVGGLIQSITDWSQTNIDAIRAAREDFDERAARQPPRAAF; from the coding sequence ATGGATACCGGCTTCGACCTGAGGAAACACGGCGGCGTGGACGTGTTTCTCCGCGACTGCCCCACCCGCGCCGTGCTGGAGTTGATCGCGGGCAAGTGGACCATGCTGGTGCTGGTGGCACTAAAGGACGGTCGGCCCATGCGGTTCGCCGAACTGCGCCGGCGGCTGGACGGCGTGACACCGAAGATGCTGACCCAGACCCTGCGCTCGCTGGAGCGCGAGGGCCTGCTGACGCGCAGCGTGTACCCGACCGTGCCGCCGTGCGTGGAGTACCGGCTCACCGGGCTCGGGCGGGAGGTGGGCGGACTGATCCAGAGCATCACCGACTGGTCGCAGACCAACATCGACGCCATCCGGGCGGCCCGCGAGGACTTCGACGAACGAGCGGCCCGCCAACCCCCACGGGCGGCCTTCTGA